The Deltaproteobacteria bacterium genome includes a window with the following:
- a CDS encoding fused MFS/spermidine synthase translates to MRREVVKAVFVVFIASFCTMVIELVAGRIMAPYVGVSLYTWTSIIGVVLAGISIGAYVGGILADRFPTPRTLGWLLFLSGLGALSISPLTEAVARWPLQTSLMLRILIITTVIFFVPAFILGMISPVVVRLSLDRLDRSGNVVGKIYAFSTLGSILGTFATGFFLISWMGTRNILLLMALILIVSSPFFGGAFLKRRVFLILLPVFSVFLWAVHDQAFTKQRDENSYYFKETDYSTIELKKLKKNGKTLETVILDNLIHSYVDLDDPLHLQYGYERTYADLVAWKAKANPKFRALIIGGGGYTFPRYLEAKYPEAHIDVIEIDPHLTELAYEYLGLSRKTRIRSFNDDARWVLMNFPERGVYDFIFGDAFNDLTIPYHLTTKEFSSIIRSLLKPDGMLIANVIDHFHTGLFMPSYVRTLEEVFDRGKVALIADTPFEEMGISTMIVAASPREYPWKEVETENKGNCYVIVPKELGQKLQNRFAVVLTDSYAPVDNLTAPIFEERFGRKKRG, encoded by the coding sequence ATGCGCCGAGAAGTCGTCAAAGCAGTGTTCGTGGTTTTTATCGCCAGCTTTTGTACGATGGTCATCGAGCTGGTAGCGGGGAGGATCATGGCTCCCTATGTGGGGGTCTCGTTATACACCTGGACTTCCATCATCGGGGTAGTGCTGGCCGGGATTAGTATCGGAGCCTATGTGGGGGGTATCTTGGCGGATCGATTTCCTACGCCGCGTACCTTAGGCTGGCTGCTTTTTTTATCGGGATTGGGAGCGCTTTCAATATCGCCTTTGACCGAAGCCGTGGCCCGCTGGCCTCTGCAAACATCCTTGATGCTGCGCATCCTGATCATCACCACCGTGATCTTTTTCGTGCCCGCCTTCATCTTGGGGATGATCTCTCCGGTGGTGGTACGCTTATCTTTGGATCGGCTGGATAGGTCCGGAAACGTTGTGGGGAAGATCTATGCCTTCTCCACTTTGGGTTCTATTTTGGGGACCTTTGCCACCGGGTTTTTCCTGATCTCCTGGATGGGAACGCGAAATATCCTTCTGCTCATGGCGCTGATTCTGATTGTCTCCTCCCCCTTCTTTGGGGGAGCTTTCCTGAAGCGGCGTGTATTTCTGATCCTCTTGCCGGTCTTCTCTGTTTTCCTCTGGGCCGTGCATGACCAGGCCTTCACCAAGCAGCGGGATGAAAATTCCTATTATTTCAAGGAAACCGATTATTCCACCATCGAGCTGAAGAAGTTGAAGAAGAACGGGAAAACTTTGGAAACCGTAATCCTGGATAACTTGATCCATTCCTATGTGGACCTGGATGACCCCCTCCATCTGCAATACGGATACGAAAGAACCTATGCTGATCTGGTGGCCTGGAAAGCTAAGGCCAACCCGAAATTCCGAGCTCTGATCATCGGCGGAGGAGGTTATACATTCCCTCGGTATCTGGAGGCAAAATATCCTGAGGCGCATATTGACGTCATCGAGATTGATCCCCACTTGACCGAATTGGCCTACGAATACCTAGGTCTTTCCCGCAAGACCCGCATCCGCTCCTTCAACGACGATGCCCGCTGGGTCCTGATGAATTTCCCGGAGCGGGGTGTATATGACTTCATCTTCGGAGACGCCTTTAATGACCTGACTATTCCCTATCACCTGACAACCAAGGAGTTCTCCTCCATCATCCGTTCCCTCCTCAAACCGGATGGGATGCTGATTGCCAACGTGATTGACCATTTTCATACCGGCCTTTTCATGCCCTCTTACGTTCGCACGTTGGAAGAGGTCTTTGACCGAGGGAAAGTGGCTCTAATAGCGGATACACCTTTCGAAGAAATGGGGATCAGTACGATGATCGTGGCCGCCAGCCCCCGCGAATACCCCTGGAAGGAAGTGGAAACGGAGAACAAAGGGAATTGCTATGTCATTGTTCCCAAGGAACTGGGCCAGAAGCTGCAGAATCGTTTCGCGGTCGTTCTGACCGATTCCTACGCTCCGGTCGATAACCTGACTGCCCCTATCTTCGAAGAGAGGTTTGGGAGGAAAAAAAGAGGGTAA
- a CDS encoding sigma-54 dependent transcriptional regulator, whose product MEHSCKILIVDDQVNTCKSLRAILKKSGYPSDYTLRAEDALQRLQGEPFDIVITDIRMPGMDGIQLLEELKKIHPHLVVIMITGYATIKSAVEAIQKGAYDYLPKPFTPDEVRVIIERAAERSRLESENILLRRQLQSQKSFENIIGNSAPLHRVFEMIQKVARGESNILLTGETGTGKELVAKAIHNLSLRREKPFQPINCGSLAEGVLESELFGHVKGAFTGAVVTRKGLIEVADGGTVFFDEITETSSSFQVKLLRVIQEGEFMRVGDTHPIHVDIRIIAATNRNLEKAVERREFRQDLYYRLKGIAIHLPPLRERLGDIPLLAYHFLEKYRGVRKVECIDPQALKALQAYKWPGNVRELEHVIESALSMAEENTIKITDLPQEFLTRVADRVTAQENWMSSPFNKAKDQFEKFYLTHILKESNWNISEASRKAQMFRQNLQQKIRKYGIKIEDEREGKKEDS is encoded by the coding sequence ATGGAACATTCCTGTAAGATTCTCATCGTCGACGACCAAGTTAACACTTGTAAATCGCTTCGGGCCATCCTGAAAAAAAGTGGGTATCCATCCGACTACACCCTGCGGGCTGAGGACGCCCTGCAACGGTTGCAGGGCGAGCCTTTTGACATCGTCATCACAGACATAAGAATGCCCGGAATGGACGGAATTCAACTCCTGGAAGAATTAAAAAAGATCCATCCCCACTTGGTGGTCATCATGATCACGGGATACGCCACCATCAAAAGTGCCGTCGAGGCGATCCAGAAAGGCGCCTATGATTATCTGCCCAAACCCTTTACTCCCGATGAAGTCCGCGTGATTATTGAACGGGCGGCGGAACGCAGCCGCTTAGAATCGGAAAACATCCTCCTTCGCCGTCAACTGCAATCTCAAAAATCCTTTGAGAACATTATCGGCAACAGCGCCCCCTTGCACCGGGTGTTCGAGATGATCCAGAAAGTGGCCAGGGGAGAAAGTAATATTCTTCTTACGGGTGAAACGGGAACGGGAAAAGAGCTGGTGGCCAAGGCCATCCATAACCTGAGCCTTCGGCGCGAGAAGCCTTTTCAGCCCATCAACTGTGGCTCCCTGGCCGAAGGGGTCTTGGAGAGCGAACTTTTTGGCCATGTGAAAGGAGCCTTTACCGGGGCTGTGGTCACGCGTAAAGGTTTGATTGAAGTAGCCGATGGAGGAACGGTTTTCTTTGACGAGATCACCGAGACCAGCTCAAGCTTTCAGGTAAAATTGCTCCGGGTCATCCAGGAAGGAGAGTTCATGCGCGTGGGAGATACTCACCCCATCCACGTGGACATTCGCATCATTGCCGCCACCAATCGTAACCTGGAAAAAGCCGTGGAGCGTAGAGAATTCCGCCAGGATCTTTATTATCGTCTGAAAGGAATCGCGATTCATCTCCCACCACTGCGGGAACGCCTCGGCGACATCCCTCTCTTGGCCTATCATTTCCTGGAAAAATACCGGGGGGTACGGAAAGTGGAATGTATCGATCCCCAAGCCCTCAAAGCCCTCCAGGCTTACAAATGGCCTGGCAACGTCCGGGAGCTGGAGCATGTCATCGAGTCTGCTCTTTCCATGGCGGAGGAAAATACGATTAAAATTACCGACCTGCCCCAGGAATTTTTAACCCGGGTCGCCGACCGGGTTACGGCTCAGGAGAACTGGATGAGTTCACCTTTTAACAAGGCTAAAGACCAGTTCGAAAAATTTTACCTCACCCACATCCTGAAAGAAAGCAATTGGAACATCTCGGAGGCTTCGCGCAAAGCCCAAATGTTCCGCCAGAATTTGCAGCAAAAAATCCGCAAATATGGAATTAAGATTGAAGATGAAAGAGAAGGGAAAAAAGAAGATTCTTAA